TCATTGGCACGGATTTCGGTGGTGAATCGCTCCTTTCCGTCCTGGTCCTGCCACTTGCGGGTACGCAAGCTGCCTTCGACATAGACCGCACGCCCCTTCTTGAGGTACTGGCCTGCGATCTCTGCCAGCTTTCCAAAGAAGACGACGCGGTGCCACTCAGTGCTCTCCCGCTTTTCACCTGTTTGCTTGTCGCGCCAGGTGTCCGTGGTCGCGATGCTCGCGTTGCAGATGGCGTCACCCGAAGGGGCGTAACGGATTTCGGGATCGCGGCCGAGGTTGCCGACGATGATGACCTTGTTGACTGATGCCATGGTTGTATCTCCTGAAAGATCTCGATCGCTTCGAACGGGCCGAAAACATCGAGTAGATTGCTCCCCGGATTTGGCGTTTGAGCCGGGAAACCACAGTTCCATCGTACTTACGGACACCTGTGATTTCTGGAAAAACTGCGCCCAAGCCAGCCGGTTTGATCGGTCCGTTGAAGGACCAGTGGCTTCGGATAACCGTCCGAAGTCGCGGTGTCTCCATGAAGGAGAAAATCTGGAGGACACCCTTTGCAATGCACCCTCAGAGAAGGCGAATTGAAAAGGGGGAAGACACCCGAAGG
This bacterium DNA region includes the following protein-coding sequences:
- the ssb gene encoding single-stranded DNA-binding protein, which translates into the protein MASVNKVIIVGNLGRDPEIRYAPSGDAICNASIATTDTWRDKQTGEKRESTEWHRVVFFGKLAEIAGQYLKKGRAVYVEGSLRTRKWQDQDGKERFTTEIRAN